In the genome of Lynx canadensis isolate LIC74 chromosome F1, mLynCan4.pri.v2, whole genome shotgun sequence, one region contains:
- the LOC115504881 gene encoding antigen-presenting glycoprotein CD1d encodes MREEGQSEVGGTRGGPRDRQGSPESEPGAHRRPRPLAALGASPGSVEALGARGAARARGAGDRGSRGPARGGRPPFRRPGGWLLLACWLWLPARCPGRSPGPGELRCLQMSAFANRSWARSDGLGLVGGLRAYRWGGASDAVSFLKPWARGSWGQRQWDDLQHLFRVYRRSFTRDVQEFVKMLRLDYPFEIQVSAGCEVLPGNTSQSFFQAAFQGQEILSFQGTSWVPAPSAPVWADRASRKLNEDQGTRKTLQLLLNDTCPLFVRDILEAGKSELEKQVKPEAWLSTGPSPGPGRLLLVCHVSGFYPKPVWVTWMRGDQEQRGTRRGDVLPHADETWYLRVTLDVAAGEAAGLSCRVRHSSLGGRDMVLHWGSPTGLIAVAVLVSLVITGCVGYLTLKRRCSYQNIL; translated from the exons atgcGAGAGGAGGGGCAATCGGAGGTGGGCGGGACGCGGGGCGGGCCCCGGGACCGGCAGGGAAGTCCGGAGTCGGAGCCCGGCGCCCACAGGCGGCCGCGGCCTCTCGCTGCCCTGGGGGCTTCCCCCGGGTCCGTGGAAGCCCTGGGGGCGCGCGGGGCGGCGCGCGCGCGGGGCGCCGGAGACCGCGGGTCCCGGGGCCCCGCGCGCGGGGGGCGGCCGCCCTTCCGCCGCCCCGGCGGCTGGCTGCTGTTGGCTTGCTGGCTCTGGCTGCCCGCGCGCTGCCCCGGCCGCTCCCCCGGCCCCGGCGAGCTGCGGTGCCTGCAGATGTCGGCCTTCGCCAACCGCAGCTGGGCGCGCTCCGACGGCCTGGGGCTGGTCGGGGGGCTGCGCGCCTACCGCTGGGGCGGCGCCTCGGACGCCGTGAGCTTCCTCAAGCCCTGGGCCCGGGGCTCGTGGGGCCAGCGGCAGTGGGACGACCTGCAGCACCTGTTCCGCGTGTACCGCAGGAGCTTCACCCGCGACGTGCAGGAGTTCGTCAAAATGCTGCGCTTGGACT ATCCCTTTGAGATCCAAGTGTCCGCTGGCTGTGAGGTTCTCCCTGGGAACACCTCGCAAAGCTTCTTCCAGGCGGCCTTCCAAGGACAGGAGATCCTCAGTTTCCAAGGCACTTCTTGGGTGCCCGCCCCAAGTGCCCCCGTCTGGGCAGACAGGGCCTCCAGGAAGCTCAACGAGGACCAGGGGACCCGGAAAACGCTACAGTTGCTCCTCAATGACACCTGCCCCCTGTTTGTCAGGGACATCCTGGAGGCAGGGAAGTCGGAGCTGGAGAAGCAAG TGAAGCCCGAGGCCTGGCTGTCCACTGGCCCCAGTCCCGGTCCTGGCCGTCTGCTGCTGGTGTGCCATGTGTCCGGCTTCTACCCGAAGCCAGTGTGGGTGACGTGGATGCGGGGTGACCAGGAGCAGCGGGGCACCCGGCGCGGCGACGTCCTGCCCCACGCTGACGAGACGTGGTATCTTCGGGTGACCCTGGACGTGGCGGCCGGGGAGGCGGCCGGCCTGTCTTGCCGAGTGAGGCACAGCAGTCTAGGAGGCCGGGACATGGTCCTCCACTGGG GGTCCCCCACGGGGCTGATCGCCGTGGCCGTGCTGGTGTCCCTTGTGATCACTGGGTGCGTTGGATACTTAACCCTCAAGAGGCGCTG CTCCTATCAAAACATCCTGTGA